One genomic region from Microcystis panniformis FACHB-1757 encodes:
- a CDS encoding slipin family protein gives MEFLASFLLIAGILGLNGFKIDREYQRGVIFRLGRYQDTKGPGLYWIIPLVDQKMQLDIRTKTVDIAPQETVTADNVTIKVNAVLYYRIIDPSKAINKVESYPAAVYQAAMTTLRNVVGQNHLDDVLQKRDKINHAVQQIVDEISEPWGIDIERVEMKDVEIPTGMQRAMAKEAEALREKRARLIKAAAEQEASLKLAEASRLIMENPAALELRRLQMLTEIGAENNTSTVIMLPSDILNLAQKLAEKPSQNGSIVNSQKG, from the coding sequence ATGGAATTTTTAGCATCCTTCCTATTGATAGCGGGCATTCTGGGATTAAATGGCTTTAAAATCGATCGAGAATACCAGCGTGGTGTTATCTTTCGTCTAGGGCGTTATCAAGACACCAAAGGCCCTGGACTGTACTGGATCATTCCCCTAGTTGACCAAAAAATGCAGCTGGATATTCGCACCAAAACCGTCGATATCGCCCCGCAAGAAACTGTCACCGCCGATAATGTCACAATTAAGGTTAATGCGGTTCTCTACTATCGCATTATCGACCCTAGCAAAGCGATTAATAAAGTCGAATCCTATCCTGCGGCCGTTTATCAAGCGGCCATGACCACTTTAAGAAATGTAGTTGGTCAAAATCATCTCGATGATGTCTTGCAAAAACGAGACAAAATTAATCATGCGGTTCAACAAATTGTCGATGAAATTAGCGAACCTTGGGGCATTGATATCGAACGGGTGGAGATGAAAGATGTGGAAATTCCCACCGGTATGCAGCGAGCTATGGCCAAGGAAGCGGAAGCATTGCGAGAAAAACGGGCCCGTTTGATTAAAGCGGCCGCAGAACAGGAAGCCTCCCTAAAATTAGCGGAAGCTTCCCGATTAATCATGGAAAATCCCGCCGCTTTGGAATTACGCCGCCTACAAATGTTAACGGAAATTGGAGCGGAAAATAACACCAGTACCGTGATTATGCTCCCCTCCGATATCTTAAATCTCGCTCAAAAATTAGCCGAAAAACCATCACAAAATGGCTCAATTGTCAATAGCCAAAAGGGTTAA
- the glgA gene encoding glycogen synthase GlgA, translating to MYIVQVASECAPVIKAGGLGDVVYGLSRELEIRGHCVELILPMYDCMRYDQIWGLHEAYRDLWVPWYGGAIHCNVFCGWVHGRLCFFIQPNSGDNFFNRGTYYGCKDDNMRFAFFSKAALEFLLRSNKRPDIIHCHDWQTGLIPPLLFEIYKYHGMGNQRVLYTIHNFKHQGFGGAEILWATGLNNDPYYFSYARLRDNFNPFVINFMKGGIVFANYFNTVSPHHAWEAHHTDVSYGLGHTIHQHQHKFTGILNGLDYNIWNPEVDKFIAAPYGVDSFSEKARNKKALRERLWLRDEAEKPLICYVGRLDDQKGVHLVHHAMYYALARGAQFVLLGSATESLINNWFWHEKNHLNNNPDVHIELGFNEELSHLIYAGADMIVVPSNFEPCGLTQVISLKYGTVPIVRGVGGLVNTVFDRDYDTYHKPEERNGFVFFDPDNNALESAMSRALELWYTQPEEFQKLAIQGMECDYSWNRPGEEYVALYEMIRHK from the coding sequence ATGTATATAGTTCAGGTTGCCTCTGAGTGCGCCCCAGTGATTAAAGCTGGGGGATTGGGGGATGTGGTATATGGATTGAGTCGAGAATTGGAAATTCGCGGTCATTGCGTGGAGCTAATCCTACCCATGTATGATTGTATGCGCTACGACCAAATTTGGGGCTTACACGAGGCTTATCGGGACCTGTGGGTGCCTTGGTACGGTGGCGCAATTCACTGTAACGTTTTTTGTGGTTGGGTACACGGGCGCTTGTGTTTCTTTATTCAACCTAATTCGGGGGATAATTTCTTTAATCGCGGTACTTACTACGGCTGTAAAGACGATAATATGCGTTTTGCCTTCTTCTCTAAAGCCGCTTTAGAATTTTTGCTCAGAAGTAATAAACGTCCCGATATAATTCATTGTCACGACTGGCAAACTGGTTTAATTCCGCCCTTACTTTTTGAAATTTATAAATATCATGGTATGGGCAATCAGCGCGTTCTTTACACCATCCATAACTTTAAACATCAAGGATTTGGAGGTGCAGAAATTCTCTGGGCAACAGGATTAAATAACGATCCTTACTACTTTAGCTATGCCCGACTGCGCGATAACTTCAATCCTTTTGTGATTAATTTTATGAAAGGTGGGATCGTTTTTGCCAACTATTTCAATACCGTCTCACCTCACCATGCTTGGGAAGCACACCACACCGATGTTAGTTATGGTTTAGGTCATACAATTCACCAGCATCAACACAAATTTACTGGCATTCTCAACGGTTTAGATTACAATATCTGGAACCCGGAAGTGGATAAATTTATTGCTGCACCCTACGGTGTTGATAGCTTCTCCGAGAAGGCACGCAATAAAAAGGCACTGCGAGAAAGACTCTGGTTAAGAGATGAAGCAGAAAAACCCTTAATTTGTTATGTCGGTCGTTTAGATGACCAAAAAGGCGTACATTTAGTTCACCATGCCATGTATTATGCCTTAGCTCGCGGGGCGCAATTTGTCCTCTTAGGTTCCGCCACCGAATCGTTAATTAATAACTGGTTCTGGCATGAGAAAAATCACCTCAATAATAACCCTGATGTTCATATTGAATTGGGCTTTAATGAGGAATTATCTCACCTCATTTATGCGGGGGCCGATATGATTGTGGTTCCCAGTAATTTTGAACCCTGCGGACTGACACAAGTAATCAGCTTAAAATACGGAACCGTTCCCATCGTCCGGGGAGTTGGTGGTTTAGTTAATACGGTTTTTGATCGCGATTATGATACCTATCACAAACCGGAAGAACGCAATGGTTTTGTCTTTTTTGATCCCGATAATAATGCCCTCGAATCAGCCATGTCCCGGGCATTAGAATTGTGGTACACTCAACCAGAAGAATTCCAAAAATTAGCGATTCAAGGTATGGAATGCGATTACTCTTGGAATCGCCCTGGGGAAGAATACGTTGCCCTCTATGAAATGATTCGCCACAAATAA
- the dacB gene encoding D-alanyl-D-alanine carboxypeptidase/D-alanyl-D-alanine endopeptidase, producing the protein MLTRRSKLSFLLGTCSLFLWVNHPVTLATPISQDNSPPSQFICPADLATEIDRILDRPDYQGTYWGILVKSLNSQENLYSLHENNFFTPASTAKLLTTAAAFSKFNRDYRLKTPILAQGNPPDLETLTLVGRGDATITTEKLEKLAEKLKAGGINSISRLIVVASPFVVSDSQKTWEWEDVFFDYAVPASSLVLNENSVNLRLLPRQLGQSLDLQWSDPIAAKQWLIENQTSTAAQGSPNTLAIKGNLANNRLIITGSLAIDSQDDFNLAIPQPSEYFLARWRNILEKAGITVKNAEISSEIRGYEITNLESEPLAYLVEKVNKNSDNLLAETLLQMLGGVSGLQETLTKLGINSDGYKIGDGSGLSRQNLIKPKTLGQILQLMAENPDYRRSLAIGGIDGTLTNRFRQTPLEGRLQAKTGTLTGVTALAGYLETADNQPLIFSITVNNSDKPATTLRNGIDEVILLLGQLKRC; encoded by the coding sequence ATGCTAACACGCCGCTCGAAATTATCTTTTCTCTTGGGGACTTGTTCCCTATTTCTCTGGGTAAACCATCCCGTCACCCTCGCAACCCCCATCAGTCAAGACAATTCCCCCCCTTCCCAGTTTATCTGTCCGGCAGACTTAGCCACCGAGATTGATCGCATTTTGGACCGCCCCGATTATCAAGGCACTTATTGGGGAATTTTAGTAAAATCCCTCAATTCTCAGGAAAATCTCTATAGTCTCCACGAAAATAACTTTTTTACTCCCGCTTCTACCGCGAAATTATTAACCACTGCCGCCGCTTTTAGCAAATTTAACCGCGATTATCGTCTGAAAACCCCCATTTTAGCCCAAGGCAACCCCCCCGATTTAGAGACTTTAACCTTAGTCGGCAGGGGAGATGCAACCATAACCACAGAAAAGTTAGAGAAATTAGCAGAAAAGTTAAAAGCAGGGGGAATTAACTCAATTTCTCGCTTAATTGTCGTTGCTAGTCCTTTTGTCGTCTCCGATAGTCAAAAAACTTGGGAATGGGAAGATGTCTTTTTTGACTATGCTGTACCCGCTTCTAGCTTGGTTTTAAACGAAAATTCCGTCAATTTAAGGCTTTTACCGCGACAATTGGGGCAAAGCTTAGATTTACAATGGTCTGATCCCATTGCCGCTAAACAATGGCTAATTGAGAATCAAACCAGCACCGCAGCGCAAGGAAGCCCGAATACTCTGGCAATTAAGGGCAATTTAGCCAATAATCGCCTGATTATCACCGGTTCTCTGGCGATTGATAGTCAAGATGATTTTAATTTAGCTATTCCCCAACCTTCGGAGTATTTCCTGGCTCGCTGGCGTAATATCCTTGAAAAAGCGGGAATTACCGTTAAAAACGCCGAAATTAGCTCAGAAATTCGCGGTTATGAGATCACCAATTTAGAATCAGAACCCCTAGCATATTTGGTGGAAAAAGTCAATAAAAATAGCGATAATTTACTAGCCGAAACCCTACTACAAATGCTCGGCGGTGTGTCGGGATTGCAAGAAACTTTAACAAAACTGGGAATTAACAGCGATGGTTATAAAATCGGCGATGGTTCGGGGCTATCACGACAAAACCTGATTAAACCCAAGACTTTAGGTCAAATATTACAACTAATGGCAGAAAACCCTGATTATCGTCGTTCTTTAGCCATTGGCGGCATTGATGGCACTTTAACCAATAGATTTCGCCAGACTCCCCTAGAAGGACGATTACAGGCAAAAACCGGGACTTTAACCGGAGTTACCGCTCTCGCAGGTTATCTAGAAACCGCCGACAATCAACCCCTAATCTTTAGCATAACCGTCAATAACAGCGATAAACCCGCCACTACCCTCAGAAACGGCATCGATGAGGTGATTTTGCTCCTAGGACAGTTAAAACGCTGTTAA
- the corA gene encoding magnesium/cobalt transporter CorA: MSNNKRLTRYKKGRKSSRTKPHLYDYHYNQPGTMPGLITIDENAVATEIFLINYNRQQATIVNNLLPQDCLKYLSNDSISWIDIVGLGNEDKLQELGEIFHLHPLTLEDIVSIPQRPKVEECENYILIIVPMAILIDHQGFLLEQISLIVGKNYVLTVQEEGQYDSLEGVRERIRLNKGSIRQQKSGYLAYAIWDAIIDGYFPVLESYGERIEELENEILASPTEQTLSKIYQLRQELLSLRRAIWPQRDTLNALLRDEYIVIDTTIKPYLRDCYDHVVQILDVIENYREFANGLMDFYLSSVSNKMNEIMKTLTVISTIFIPLTFIVGIYGMNFNTDKSPYNMPELEWYWGYVFVWVLMLTVAFSLIIFFWRRGWFKNLSTAKKR; this comes from the coding sequence ATGAGCAATAACAAAAGATTAACTAGGTATAAAAAAGGGCGAAAATCCTCCCGGACAAAACCCCACCTTTACGATTATCACTATAACCAACCCGGGACGATGCCAGGGTTAATCACCATCGATGAAAATGCCGTTGCTACCGAGATATTTTTAATTAATTATAACCGTCAACAAGCGACTATAGTTAACAATCTCTTACCTCAAGACTGTCTTAAATATTTATCCAATGATTCCATCTCTTGGATCGATATCGTCGGTTTGGGTAATGAAGATAAACTGCAAGAGTTGGGGGAAATTTTTCATTTGCATCCCTTAACCCTTGAGGATATAGTCAGTATTCCCCAAAGACCAAAAGTGGAAGAATGCGAGAATTATATTTTAATTATAGTGCCAATGGCCATCCTGATCGATCATCAGGGTTTTTTGTTAGAACAAATCAGTTTAATAGTCGGGAAGAATTATGTTTTAACCGTGCAGGAAGAAGGACAATACGATTCTTTAGAGGGAGTTAGGGAAAGAATCCGTTTAAATAAAGGTTCCATCCGGCAGCAAAAATCGGGTTATTTAGCCTACGCAATTTGGGATGCTATTATTGACGGTTATTTTCCTGTTTTAGAGTCCTACGGAGAAAGAATCGAGGAGTTAGAAAACGAAATTTTAGCTAGTCCCACGGAGCAGACTTTATCAAAAATTTACCAACTACGTCAGGAATTACTCTCCCTGCGACGAGCAATTTGGCCGCAAAGGGATACCCTCAATGCTCTTTTACGGGATGAGTATATTGTCATCGATACAACGATTAAACCCTATCTAAGAGACTGTTATGACCATGTGGTACAAATCCTCGATGTTATCGAAAATTACCGGGAATTCGCCAATGGTTTAATGGATTTTTACCTTTCTTCCGTGAGTAATAAAATGAACGAGATTATGAAAACTTTAACGGTAATCTCGACTATTTTTATCCCTCTCACCTTCATTGTCGGTATTTATGGCATGAACTTTAATACTGATAAATCTCCCTATAATATGCCCGAATTAGAATGGTATTGGGGCTATGTGTTCGTCTGGGTGTTGATGCTAACCGTTGCTTTCAGTTTAATCATTTTCTTTTGGCGACGCGGCTGGTTTAAGAACCTATCGACAGCGAAGAAAAGATAA
- a CDS encoding tetratricopeptide repeat protein: protein MPQKNNDTLKRVLIVSSGLVFLALMVVPTLGLLKNNNSNSPQGNQPGQEATIPPEKLEEMVKGYEKILEREPDNPTALQGLAQARLQLKDFIGAREPLEKLYQKYPDNLEVMLVLYGTRLQTQDVSGAKSLLEKLVKDYPQEPKFKEELTRLNQAIAAASQQPPPETKK, encoded by the coding sequence ATGCCCCAAAAAAATAACGATACGCTCAAACGAGTCTTAATTGTTTCCTCTGGTTTAGTATTTCTGGCTTTAATGGTGGTGCCAACCTTAGGTTTATTGAAAAATAATAATTCTAATTCCCCCCAAGGCAATCAACCCGGGCAAGAGGCAACTATTCCTCCCGAAAAATTAGAAGAAATGGTCAAAGGTTACGAGAAAATTCTCGAACGTGAACCAGATAACCCCACTGCTTTGCAAGGACTAGCCCAAGCTCGTTTACAGTTAAAAGATTTTATCGGAGCCAGAGAACCTTTAGAAAAGTTATATCAAAAATATCCCGACAATCTGGAAGTGATGCTAGTTCTTTATGGAACAAGATTACAAACTCAAGACGTTTCTGGGGCGAAAAGTCTCCTAGAAAAATTAGTCAAAGACTATCCCCAAGAACCAAAATTTAAGGAGGAATTAACTCGTTTAAATCAAGCGATTGCGGCAGCTTCTCAACAGCCACCCCCAGAGACTAAAAAGTAA
- a CDS encoding allophycocyanin subunit alpha-B, whose product MSVVSQVILKADDELRYPSSGELQGIGQFLKTGEQRIRIAETLAENEKKIVDQAQKQLFKKRPDYRAPGGNAYGQRQYNQCLRDYGWYLRLVTYGVLAGDKAPIEQTGLIGVKEMYNSLNVPVPGMVEAIRCLKEAALGLLTQEDAVEAAPYFDFIIQYMS is encoded by the coding sequence ATGAGCGTAGTTAGCCAAGTCATCCTCAAAGCCGACGACGAACTTCGTTATCCTAGTAGTGGTGAACTACAGGGTATCGGGCAGTTTTTAAAAACCGGTGAGCAGAGAATTCGCATTGCCGAGACTCTCGCTGAAAATGAGAAAAAAATCGTCGATCAGGCTCAAAAACAACTGTTCAAGAAACGTCCCGATTATAGAGCGCCGGGGGGTAATGCCTACGGTCAGCGTCAATATAATCAATGCTTGCGCGATTATGGTTGGTATCTGCGTCTAGTTACCTATGGGGTATTAGCCGGAGATAAAGCACCGATCGAACAAACCGGCCTAATCGGGGTCAAAGAGATGTATAACTCTCTTAATGTTCCCGTCCCCGGCATGGTGGAGGCGATTCGTTGTCTCAAAGAGGCCGCTTTAGGTCTTTTGACTCAAGAGGATGCCGTGGAAGCAGCCCCCTACTTCGACTTTATCATCCAGTATATGTCCTAA
- the gorA gene encoding glutathione-disulfide reductase encodes MSYDFDLFVIGGGSGGIATARRAAEYGAKVGLAEYDRLGGTCVNRGCIPKKLMVYSSRFPQLFKDAEGYGWSPVESQLNWQKLISAVNQETIRLNGIYQKMLDNSQVTIFPNYAKFIDTHTLEVGEEKITADKILIAVGGHPVKPDIPGIEHTVVSDAMFQLPEQPKRIIVLGAGYIGVEFAGIMHGLGTEVVQLIRKDKILRGFDEDIRDEIQAEMIRQGIKIMPETFPTSIEKTAEGLKVHIQGKETGEIIFVDALGLAATGRIPKLEKLGLENVNVEVKNGAIVVNEYSQTSEDNIYAVGDCTDQINLTPVAINQGRAFADTVFGNKPRLMSYENVPSAVFSTPEAATVGLTELQAKNLYGDTGIKVYRSKFRPGYNVLPGREDKTLMKLVVHQESGKILGAHMVGDHAAEIIQGVAIAVKMGATKADFDATVGIHPSAAEEFVTMR; translated from the coding sequence ATGAGTTATGATTTTGATTTATTCGTGATTGGTGGTGGTTCTGGGGGTATTGCCACCGCTAGACGGGCAGCCGAATACGGGGCAAAAGTGGGATTAGCAGAATACGATCGCTTGGGAGGAACCTGTGTTAATCGTGGTTGTATTCCCAAAAAATTAATGGTTTATTCTAGTCGTTTTCCGCAACTATTTAAGGATGCGGAAGGTTACGGTTGGAGTCCAGTAGAGAGTCAGTTAAATTGGCAAAAATTAATTAGCGCCGTTAATCAGGAAACTATCCGTTTAAATGGCATTTATCAAAAGATGCTCGATAATTCTCAAGTGACGATTTTTCCTAATTATGCCAAGTTTATTGATACCCATACCCTAGAGGTAGGAGAGGAGAAAATTACTGCCGATAAAATTTTAATTGCCGTGGGGGGACATCCCGTTAAACCCGATATTCCGGGGATAGAACATACAGTAGTTTCTGATGCCATGTTTCAACTGCCAGAACAACCGAAAAGAATTATAGTTTTAGGGGCGGGATATATTGGGGTGGAATTTGCTGGTATTATGCACGGATTGGGGACGGAAGTGGTGCAGTTAATCCGTAAAGACAAGATTTTAAGAGGGTTTGATGAGGATATCCGCGATGAGATTCAAGCAGAAATGATCCGTCAGGGAATTAAAATTATGCCCGAAACTTTCCCCACTTCGATCGAGAAAACTGCTGAGGGGTTAAAAGTACATATTCAGGGGAAAGAAACTGGAGAAATTATCTTTGTTGATGCCCTAGGATTAGCCGCTACTGGAAGAATTCCTAAGCTGGAAAAATTGGGCTTAGAGAATGTCAATGTCGAGGTAAAAAACGGGGCAATTGTTGTCAACGAGTATAGCCAAACCAGCGAAGACAATATCTATGCCGTGGGCGATTGTACTGATCAAATTAATTTAACTCCCGTCGCCATTAATCAGGGGCGAGCTTTTGCCGATACAGTCTTTGGTAATAAACCCCGGTTAATGAGTTATGAAAACGTTCCCTCGGCAGTATTTTCTACTCCTGAAGCGGCGACGGTGGGATTAACAGAATTGCAAGCCAAAAACCTATATGGTGACACGGGAATTAAAGTTTATCGGTCTAAATTCCGCCCCGGTTACAATGTTTTACCAGGCCGAGAGGACAAAACTTTGATGAAATTAGTTGTCCATCAGGAAAGTGGTAAAATCCTTGGGGCGCACATGGTAGGAGATCACGCCGCAGAAATTATTCAAGGAGTAGCCATTGCCGTAAAAATGGGTGCAACAAAAGCCGATTTTGATGCCACTGTCGGCATTCATCCCAGTGCTGCCGAGGAATTTGTCACCATGCGTTAA